Proteins from one Mucilaginibacter jinjuensis genomic window:
- a CDS encoding TMEM175 family protein, giving the protein MSKEHFLEQHDPERKDFQIDRIILFSDAVFAIAITLLVIEIKAPEILKGFTPDQILEQLYELVPKFWGFFLSFLVIALNWRSHHRTFGFVNHYTNRLILLNFFFLFTLVLMPFSSAYYSENTRYNVPYYFYNINIILTGITNYALIKYVFNPKNGIVEHQPTIIFKKLFMARTIAIPIIFLFGILIWPLSRMYAQMSPILIWPVFALLRLFYKRKYLREVKQEEVVVEEGEESGNPS; this is encoded by the coding sequence ATGAGCAAAGAACACTTTTTAGAACAACACGACCCCGAACGCAAAGATTTCCAGATAGACCGCATTATCCTTTTTAGTGATGCTGTTTTTGCTATCGCCATTACGCTACTGGTAATAGAAATTAAAGCCCCCGAAATATTAAAGGGCTTTACACCAGATCAGATCCTCGAGCAGCTTTATGAGTTAGTACCCAAGTTTTGGGGTTTCTTCCTCAGCTTCCTTGTTATTGCATTAAACTGGCGTAGTCATCATCGTACTTTTGGCTTTGTTAACCATTATACCAACAGGCTTATTTTGCTCAATTTCTTTTTCCTGTTCACATTAGTGTTGATGCCTTTTTCATCTGCCTATTACAGCGAGAATACGCGCTACAACGTTCCTTACTACTTCTATAACATCAACATCATATTAACCGGCATCACTAATTATGCCTTGATTAAATATGTTTTCAACCCTAAAAACGGCATTGTCGAACATCAGCCTACCATCATATTCAAGAAGCTATTTATGGCCCGTACCATTGCCATACCGATCATATTTTTGTTCGGCATTTTAATATGGCCGTTATCCAGAATGTACGCTCAAATGAGCCCTATTTTAATATGGCCGGTATTTGCTTTGCTGCGCTTGTTTTATAAGCGGAAGTATTTACGGGAGGTTAAGCAAGAAGAGGTTGTGGTTGAGGAGGGAGAGGAATCGGGGAATCCGTCGTAA
- a CDS encoding glycoside hydrolase family 31 protein — translation MQVEILGNTQSAAKQANALVITTKEAVARVWVYSPTVIRVNISKNTDVADTSFAVIQKPADAIDYKETGDHIEVTTSALKLSIQKSPLRFNFYTADGKELSQDDNRFGVNWQGTRVVNYRKLYKDERFIGLGEKTGDLDRRGSSYTNWNSDVPDHGPKSDPLYETFPFFVGMHSGLTYGLFFDNTHKSYFDFGATTDHQMSWFGADAGDMNYYFFGAQNVADIIKDYTWLTGRMEMPPLWTLGYQQCRWSYMSAQEILDIAKTFRDHNIPADVMYCDIDYMDHYKIFTWNHQTFPDPKSFIDKLKSMGFRLVTIVDPGIKVEPGYKQYDEGVAKNYFATYPNGEKFVGEVWPGRCHFPDFFRDDVRQWWGASFTALTEPGVEGFWNDMNEPAAWGQNIPWMVKFGNYYIPEVRNVYGMEMARATYEGTKKILGNKRPFVLTRAAYSGTQRYSAVWTGDNSAYDAHMLLGQRMVNSLGITGMSLVGVDIGGFSGDPTPELMVRWNSLGVYTPMFRNHAMQGTKMREPWRWGEVNEKIIKKDIEQRYKLLPYLYSSFYQSHQTGLPVSRTLAINYTQDTMIYNPSYQNQFLFGDGLLVAPVISTEHTVSVYLPQGEWYRVSSSQHYDGGHTYTVDAPLNDLPVFAKGGAIIPMQNVIQNTNEKGDGILEINVWYGKEASHFVYYEDDGSSYDYQHGTYHKREISFDPNHAHITFGAAEGSMTSKYSRIKLVLHGFNGRMKNFKVNGHAVSGTDAVEFENSGKVITIAY, via the coding sequence ATGCAGGTCGAAATTTTAGGCAATACCCAAAGCGCTGCCAAACAAGCCAATGCTTTAGTGATAACAACCAAAGAAGCCGTTGCCCGTGTTTGGGTTTACAGCCCTACCGTTATCCGTGTTAACATCAGCAAAAACACCGACGTGGCCGATACCTCATTTGCGGTGATTCAAAAACCAGCCGATGCTATTGATTATAAAGAAACCGGCGACCATATTGAGGTTACCACTTCAGCTTTAAAACTGAGTATTCAGAAATCGCCGTTACGTTTTAATTTCTATACTGCTGATGGCAAGGAGTTAAGCCAGGACGATAACCGTTTTGGCGTTAACTGGCAGGGCACACGTGTGGTTAACTACCGCAAACTTTATAAAGACGAGCGCTTCATTGGTCTGGGCGAAAAAACCGGCGATTTAGACCGTCGCGGTAGTTCTTATACTAACTGGAACAGTGACGTACCCGATCATGGCCCTAAAAGCGACCCTCTATATGAAACCTTCCCATTTTTTGTGGGCATGCATAGCGGCCTTACTTACGGCTTGTTCTTCGACAATACGCACAAAAGCTACTTCGATTTTGGTGCCACTACAGACCATCAAATGAGTTGGTTTGGTGCCGATGCCGGTGATATGAACTATTATTTCTTCGGTGCGCAAAACGTAGCCGATATTATTAAAGATTATACCTGGCTTACCGGTCGTATGGAAATGCCACCACTGTGGACTTTAGGTTACCAGCAATGTCGCTGGAGTTATATGAGCGCACAGGAAATTCTGGATATTGCTAAAACCTTCCGCGACCATAACATCCCGGCTGATGTAATGTATTGTGATATTGATTACATGGATCATTACAAGATCTTCACCTGGAACCACCAGACCTTCCCCGACCCGAAATCATTTATTGATAAACTGAAATCAATGGGCTTTAGGTTGGTTACCATTGTTGACCCTGGTATTAAAGTTGAACCCGGTTATAAACAATACGATGAAGGCGTAGCCAAAAACTATTTTGCCACATACCCCAACGGCGAAAAATTTGTAGGCGAAGTTTGGCCCGGTCGCTGCCATTTCCCAGACTTTTTCAGGGATGATGTACGCCAATGGTGGGGAGCATCTTTCACTGCTCTTACCGAGCCCGGTGTTGAAGGTTTCTGGAACGACATGAACGAACCTGCCGCCTGGGGACAAAACATCCCCTGGATGGTTAAATTCGGCAATTATTATATCCCCGAAGTGCGCAATGTTTATGGCATGGAAATGGCCCGCGCTACTTATGAGGGCACTAAAAAGATTCTGGGCAATAAACGTCCGTTCGTATTAACCCGTGCGGCTTATTCGGGCACACAACGTTACTCTGCCGTGTGGACAGGTGATAACTCTGCTTACGATGCTCACATGCTGTTAGGTCAGCGCATGGTAAACAGCCTGGGTATTACCGGGATGAGCCTGGTAGGTGTAGATATTGGTGGCTTTAGCGGCGATCCTACACCAGAGCTGATGGTACGCTGGAACTCGCTGGGTGTGTATACCCCAATGTTCCGTAACCACGCCATGCAGGGCACCAAAATGCGCGAGCCATGGCGTTGGGGAGAGGTTAACGAAAAGATCATTAAAAAAGACATTGAGCAGCGTTATAAATTGCTTCCATACCTATACTCCAGTTTCTACCAATCGCATCAAACAGGGCTTCCTGTGAGCCGTACACTGGCTATTAACTATACACAGGATACCATGATTTATAATCCAAGCTATCAGAACCAGTTTCTGTTTGGCGATGGCTTGCTGGTTGCACCGGTTATCAGTACCGAGCATACCGTATCTGTTTACCTGCCGCAAGGCGAATGGTATCGCGTAAGCAGCAGCCAGCATTATGATGGCGGTCATACTTATACTGTTGATGCACCATTAAATGATCTGCCTGTATTTGCCAAAGGCGGTGCCATTATCCCGATGCAAAACGTGATACAAAACACCAACGAAAAAGGTGATGGTATTTTAGAAATTAACGTTTGGTACGGAAAAGAGGCCAGCCATTTTGTTTATTACGAAGATGATGGTTCATCTTATGATTATCAGCATGGTACTTACCATAAACGCGAAATCAGTTTCGATCCAAATCATGCGCATATTACGTTTGGCGCAGCAGAAGGTTCTATGACTTCGAAATACAGCCGCATCAAGTTAGTATTGCATGGCTTTAATGGTCGTATGAAAAACTTCAAAGTAAATGGTCATGCTGTTAGCGGTACTGATGCTGTTGAATTTGAGAATAGTGGTAAGGTGATTACTATTGCTTATTAA